The Bubalus bubalis isolate 160015118507 breed Murrah chromosome 16, NDDB_SH_1, whole genome shotgun sequence genome window below encodes:
- the C1QTNF5 gene encoding complement C1q tumor necrosis factor-related protein 5 translates to MRPLLALLLLGLATGSAPLDDNKIPSLCPGHPGLPGTPGHHGSQGLPGRDGRDGRDGAPGAPGEKGEGGRPGLPGPRGEPGPRGEAGPMGATGPAGECSVPPRSAFSAKRSESRVPPPSDAPLPFDRVLVNEQGHYDAVTGKFTCQVPGVYYFAVHATVYRASLQFDLVKNGESIASFFQFFGGWPKPASLSGGAMVRLEPEDQVWVQVGVGDYIGIYASIKTDSTFSGFLVYSDWHNSPVFA, encoded by the exons ATGAGGCCGCTCCTCGCCCTGCTGCTCCTGGGCCTGGCGACCGGCTCGGCCCCTCTGGACGACAACAAGATCCCCAGCCTGTGCCCGGGGCACCCGGGCCTTCCCGGCACGCCGGGCCACCACGGCAGCCAGGGCCTGCCGGGCCGCGACGGCCGCGACGGCCGCGATGGCGCGCCCGGGGCTCCGGGAGAGAAAGGCGAGGGCGGGAGGCCGG GCCTCCCGGGGCCGCGTGGGGAGCCCGGGCCGCGAGGAGAGGCGGGACCCATGGGGGCAACCGGGCCGGCGGGCGAGTGCTCGGTGCCTCCGCGCTCCGCCTTCAGCGCTAAGCGCTCTGAGAGCCGGGTGCCCCCGCCGTCGGACGCGCCCCTACCCTTCGACCGCGTGCTGGTGAACGAGCAGGGACATTACGACGCCGTCACCGGCAAGTTCACCTGCCAGGTGCCCGGGGTCTACTACTTTGCCGTCCACGCCACCGTCTACCGGGCTAGCCTGCAGTTTGATCTGGTCAAGAATGGCGAGTCTATCGCctctttctttcagttcttcGGGGGGTGGCCCAAGCCAGCCTCGCTCTCCGGGGGCGCCATGGTGAGGCTGGAGCCTGAAGACCAGGTGTGGGTACAGGTGGGCGTGGGGGATTATATTGGCATCTACGCCAGCATCAAGACAGACAGCACCTTCTCTGGATTTCTAGTGTATTCTGACTGGCACAACTCCCCTGTCTTCGCTTGA
- the LOC102411040 gene encoding membrane frizzled-related protein, with protein MKDCSDIVLCVETTELSKTEFCNPAFEPESGPPCPLPALREDADCSTRAPWHGRHPRRLQPDCRFSWLCVLLLAGLLLLLLGLLVAIILAQLQATTSPGATYRPLPSGGLATTGTTPATSTTTSQATGTPKGQPEAGVSLAPQSACGGLLPGPRGFFSSPNYPDPYPPNAHCVWHIQVATDHTIQLKIETLSTESVASCLFDRLEISPEPEGPLLRVCGRAPPPTLNTNASRLRVAFVSDSSVEGSGFHAWYQAVAPGHGSCAHEEFPCDQFVCLLRDSVCDGFANCADGSDETNCSAKFSGCGGNLTGLEGTFSAPSYLQQYPYQQLCTWHISVPAGHGVELLFHNFSLEAQDECKSDYVEVYEAHNSGALSLLDRFCGAEPPPRLISSRHQLAVLFRTDHGFSAGSFSATYRALNATESPCRPGELSCQDGGCKSPQWMCNTWRDCAEDNCSRPLFPPPELACEPVQVEMCVGLSYNTTAFPNIWVGMTTQEEVVEVLRGYKSLTSLPCYQNFRRLLCGLLVPHCTPLGSVLPPCRSVCQEAERQCQSGLALLGTPWPFNCNRLPEAAGLEACAQP; from the exons ATGAAGGACTGCTCAGATATCGTCCTCTGTGTGGAGACGACAGAGCTGAGCAAG ACTGAGTTCTGCAATCCTGCTTTCGAGCCTGAATCAGGGCCACCttgccccctccccgccctccgGGAGGACGCCGACTGCAGCACCCGAGCTCCCTGGCATG GTCGGCATCCCCGACGGCTGCAGCCAGACTGCCGCTTCTCCTGGCTGTGTGTCCTCCTGCTGGCCggcctgctgctcctgctgctcgGGCTGCTGGTGGCCATCATCCTGGCCC AATTGCAGGCTACAACCTCACCGGGGGCCACCTACCGTCCACTGCCTTCCGGAGGCCTCGCCACCACTGGCACTACCCctgccacctccaccaccacctcccaggCAACTGGGACCCCTAAAGGGCAACCGGAGGCAGGAGTGAGCCTCGCACCCCAGTCCG cctgtgggggcCTCCTTCCCGGCCCAAGGGGCTTCTTCAGCAGCCCCAACTACCCAGACCCTTACCCACCCAACGCCCACTGCGTGTGGCATATCCAGGTGGCCACAGACCACACAATACAGCTCAAGATCGAAACTCTCAGCACGGAGAGTGTGGCCTCTTGTCTTTTCGATCGCTTGGAAATCTCTCCCGAGCCTGAAGGCCCCCTCCTCAg AGTATGTGGGAGGGCGCCTCCCCCCACACTCAACACCAATGCCAGCCGCCTCCGAGTGGCCTTCGTCTCTGACAGCAGTGTGGAAGGATCTGGCTTCCATGCCTGGTACCAGGCTGTGGCCCCTGGACACG GGAGCTGTGCCCACGAGGAGTTCCCCTGTGACCAGTTCGTCTGCTTGCTGCGTGACTCAGTGTGTGACGGTTTTGCCAACTGTGCTGATGGCAGTGACGAGACCAACTGCAGTGCCAAGTTTTCAG GGTGTGGGGGGAACCTGACTGGGCTTGAGGGCACTTTCTCTGCTCCCAGCTACCTGCAGCAGTACCCTTACCAACAG CTTTGCACCTGGCATATCTCGGTGCCTGCTGGACATGGCGTCGAACTGCTCTTCCACAACTTCAGCCTGGAAGCTCAGGACGAGTGCAAGTCTGACTACGTGGAGGTGTACGAGGCCCACAACTCTGGAGCCCTCAGCCTCCTGGACAG GTTCTGTGGAGCAGAGCCGCCCCCGCGTCTCATCTCCTCGCGCCACCAGCTGGCAGTGCTCTTTAGGACAGACCATGGCTTCAGCGCTGGGAGCTTCTCAGCCACCTACCGGGCCCTCAACGCCACAGAGA GCCCCTGTAGGCCCGGAGAGTTGTCCTGCCAGGATGGAGGGTGTAAGAGTCCACAATGGATGTGCAACACATGGCGAGACTGCGCCGAAGACAACTGCAGCAGGCCCTTGTTCCCACCCCCAG aGCTGGCCTGTGAGCCTGTCCAGGTGGAGATGTGCGTCGGTCTGAGCTACAACACCACGGCCTTCCCTAACATCTGGGTGGGCATGACCACCCAGGAAGAGGTGGTGGAGGTCCTCAGAGGTTACAAG AGCCTGACAAGCCTGCCCTGCTACCAGAATTTCCGGAGGCTCCTTTGCGGGCTGCTGGTGCCCCACTGCACCCCGCTAGGCAGTGTCCTTCCCCCTTGCCGCTCTGTCTGCCAGGAGGCAGAGCGCCAGTGCCAGTCTGGCCTGGCGCTATTGGGCACCCCCTGGCCCTTCAACTGCAACAGGCTGCCTGAGGCAGCTGGCCTGGAGGCTTGTGCCCAGCCCTGA